TGTACTTTTGAGCAAGCCGTGCAGTGGACCGACGGTTCAGTCGTTTTCGCTTCCGGTTCTCCTTTCAATTCCTTCACCCTCAAGGTAGGCGGCGATGCGGGAGAAATCACCTACCACCCCAACCAGGGAAACAATGTATACGTCTTCCCTGGTTTGGGTCTGGGTGCCATCCTTGCCAAGGCAACTCGCATCACCGATGATATGGTGTACACATCTGCCGCGGCGCTTGCTGGATCCCTCAATGCCGAGGAGGTCCACAAGGGTCTGATCTACCCCAAGATTGAACGAGTCCGCGATGCCAGCGTCATTGTCGCCCGTGAAGTGATGAAGGCTGCTCGTCGTGATGGCGTATCTGAGCTACCAGAGTCCCTCTGGGTTGAGTGGGAAGAGTGGGGTGATGTCGCTTTGACAAACTACATCAAGCAGCGCGTATATGACCCTACCTCCTTCTCAGGCGCCAAAGGTCGGTTATAAATTCAACCGCAGCGCAAGGAGCTAATCAGATGGAGGGTGTGGGAGGAATTAATATCAGAGCAGAGGGAAGAGGTGACGCTTGCCACGATGTAATCCGGTGATGAGATGGGGGAAAGACGTATACACAGAAAAAGAGGGACGGCGTTCAGGGTACAGCTATGGTTCGTGCCGCTTGGCACTGATTTTGAAGGCGTCTCTTTCAGGATATTTCagccttttctttgatagctgtttttttcaataccttatttttcttcatctttcaagCTTTTTCCTTTCGCCCGATTGTGTTTTGTGCAATGAAGTGAGCCTGGCCGTTTTGAGTGTAATAGCAAAAGTTGTTTTCCCCTCTCAAGTAGGTATTGGTTCCATGGTCAATGGTCGAGAACCTCGTtagctccttggccagctttcCAGATCAAGTTCCATCGGacattttctgttttttgttttttttttccccagtCATCATCGGTCGAAAGGACAGTTGTGGTAAAGGAGGGATGTGGTAAAAAGAGGAGTAACAGTGCATTGGACagaagaagtaaaaataaCGATCACAAAAAGACCATCTGttcaagggaaaaaaaaaaaaaagaggggtGTCAGATAGATCATCGAGTTAATACTACGTTCAATGGAAGTTGTTAGTGAAGCTTCAGATAAGAAGCTTTTAAGCTCGGAAAGCGATTAACGCCACCGAGGTAGCTCGGAGGGCCGAGAGTCTGTCGCGGCGACCGAACGGAGAAAGCAATGCGGGCGTCTAAGAGCTTTCTAACTACGAGCCCTATTTTTCCTAATGATGGTAGCATTCTAGCTCTGCTTCCCATGGACACTAGAGCTGCTCTCCACGGAGTTGTACGGACTAGAAGGGCAGTTGACTGCGCAGTGGAATTTTCATTTTCCGGGGCATAGCCAAGTATGCTACGTTTCTGCCCTTTTGGCTCGCCGGGATCCGGAGTGCCGCATCCACCTACCGGACTCGCGTAGACGCTTGCACAGGGCAAAACGGCGCTGTGTCCACCGCGCCGATCGCATCGTCATCTCATCATACCGTTTCTTTCGTCCAAAGGTAAAAAGGCCGTCTGCAGTTCATCTACCGGCGTGGCAACTCCCGTCCACTTCACGGAGGCGGCCACTGAGATGCGCTGCTCGCAGATGGAGGGGGAAGGGCAGGAAATGCCGGACGGCCTCCCGAGGTAGCGGGGGATCCACTCCGCGGTTTCTCCCGTGGAACCCACACATCGCCGATGCGCTCGTTGGCCTGCAGCGACCAAACAGGGAGTCTTTAGCGGCAGCCAAAGAACGGTCAGGAGGGCACACAGGAATTAGAtcagaaaagcaaagcgaTCGGCAAATCCCATCTTGCGCTATTTGGGCATGGGGCTTGccaggagagagaggcgggAAAAGAACAATGTCGGCTTATTTTGaagtggagagagagagagagagagagagagatttcCAGCAGGCTCACTGGGGCTGCGATAAGTCGAAGCCAGCACGAGTATGAGCATGACGTGGGTATTTGCAGAGCGGAATGTTCTGCTGGTTTGCACGTGTCCATTGCATGCGCATCCTTCTGCCTCGTTTGAGTCCTCGTCCGTATATAGAACTGCCGAAAGTGAGAGGCCGGTGTGTGCAGGATTGGCACCGCGTTTCACTGTGCACATTACACTTGCGTTATTCCCGTTGTCCGCTAACATCGCTCGGGCTAGCGGGGCATCGTTTGCTTTGGGAAGCATGCAGGAGACCCAGCTTTTTCACTCTCGCGAAGAGTCATGGCCCTTGGTAGGGAGCAGATGCTACTACGATTTGGTGCATGGTTAGAGCTGGGATCATGATTGATGAAAGCTTAAAAATGGGTTGGCGTTTGTTGTGTAATGGCATCTCTTGTGAGAGCATCGAATTGTGTCGAACAATGCTGGGTGTAAACACTAATCAGTAGTAAGAGGTGTGTAAGAGGTGCGTGTAAGGCTGACCAATGGTGGCAGACTTACCCTGTATTATCGCACcatttcttctgttttttcAATGTGCCCTGAGACGCAAAGAGGTGCTTACAGTAGTGTACGCACAAGCAATAAAACCTAGACAAGGGTATAACATTTTCGAATGCGCGCACAATGGCCAATGGAAGAGATGAGCGTTGCTTGTGCGTGGCATCAAGGCCTTCCATGTAAAGGTAATCGCCGTCGACGTTGATCCTGAAGCGACGTCAAAAGTGGCCAAGGAGAACTAATAATTGGCGTCCCCACACAATCGTCAGGGCGTGAGGTGAATAGGGAGTAAATTGCgaatctgcttcttttttcccgcACTTATTACCTACTAGGTATATCAAAGGTGCGAGAGAAAGGAGCGCAAAAATTTTCATTCCCCCAAATAGAGACGACTTTGATGGTATTACCTAAGACAATCCAGCATAGCAGGAGCAGGGGGTCAAGCGCGATCGCAGCTACCACCGTCTGGGCGCAGGTACTCCATCAAGGTACAAGGTTGTACTGTAGACATGGAATTTGTTGACAATACATGCAAGGAATAGAATCGTGATGAGCTGCCTCTTTCGAACGAATCATGCGTTCTAGGGGCGAAATTCTAAATGAAAGGTTATAATGTAGAAGCAGGCACCTAACTAATGAAACGGCACTCAACAGCGAATATATACCTAACCAATAACACACATGGTATTGGTGGTGAAGCTGTGGTTTTGCATCCAACGGGCATCCCGAAGTCGTTATGCCGCAGTGCCCATAGAGCGGACACCGTACACATGCAATAGGCGCTACGATGGCACTAGCTCTTGTGGCCATGGCGTACTAAAACAACATCACCACTTTTTCACCATGCTCGTACTTGCTGCTCCACCTCAGCAACGGGTCTGGCTGGTGCTTGCGCTGCGGGAGAAACGACCAGTCGAGGACCAGTCGGGCTCGTCGCAAAGGAGGTTGGTAATTAAATAATGATTGCAGGTGATTCGGGTTTGCTGTTCGTCttactgtacagtagcatGTCCCAGGTGCAAAGTACCGCCTTGGCTTAAATGTACCGATGAGGCTAGCGGATGatgaaagaggaagaggatgatgacagGCAGCGCGGCAGTACACGGCAGTACCAGCTGGTATATCTGGGCATATATCTGGGCGGCAATGCGGTGAGACGGCTACCCTGCTGGTACGGAAGAGAGACAATGGCTTCTTTCAGCGGTCCGGGATGGTACTTCCCGCAGCTGCACAGCGTCATCCTACATCATGGTAAATGTTCAATGCAGTTTCATCAGAGGTAGCTTGATCCAACTACTAGCAAGTCCaccagaagatgctgccaatAGACGCCAGACTATTTCGTGCAAGGGCTAGACCAGaggctgcagccatggccctAGCCACAGCCAGCCATGCGTTTTAGAACTCAGCAGCACGTTTTGCGCGCTCCGTGCTGGCGGCAACAACCAGGTATATACGAAGTACTGCACAGGTGCCTCCAGATCCGCTCGAcgcttccagctgcttcgTTGCAAGGCATCGCCGCCCGTCTCGCGTGCCCAACTCGCTTCCTCCCTTCCAACGGACATCACATGGGCGGAACAGACGGATCCGTCACAGGCCTGAAGCCAACCGATCCGGCATTTCAGGTTCAACAGCACGGCCAACCAGCCAGAGCCTTCCATGCAAGCCATGGGCCATCCCTCCAAGCCCAGCTTGTCAGCCGGAGTCCCGTGGCGTCGCCCCGGCCTCGACGACCTCCACactgtctttttttcacaCCCGGCGCTCCGCTGCTTTTGTCCTTGACCGTGGCTGGCCATTCATTCCTCGCCCTTGGTCCCGAGAACGGTGTCTGGCCCTAGAATGGCCATTTGTTAGACAGCGCTAGACGAACGCACAAGCTTCGACGCTCTGGGCTGGATTCGTACAGTACCGCCATCACCGATCACGCAGGCGGGATACAAGCCTAGTGCCGTCTAGCAGCAGCTATGCTCATGGCTGGAGATTGGTAATGGGGAAAACGAAGCAGCCACATCCACAAGCGCTTTCGGCCCAGCGTCCGCACAAAGAGTCAAGAGGAGTCCAGAGTAGTCAAGAGTAGTCAGGACTGACAGGGCCAAGTCGTAGAGAATAGCCCGGACCGTGGGAACCCACACGCCCCTCTTGGCTCTGGCCCCGTTTCCGATAATCCACCCCCGGATTCTTCAAACAATTCGActgattcttttctttcttcctcttccatgATCCTCTTCTACCCCACGCTTCCAAGCTTGCTgtggctcctcctcctgcttgTTCCATGATCCATCTCGTCTCTGTTCCTCGACCTCGTCGCCATCACAGCCGGCACAGCCGTGGACTTGCCTAGTTCCACAGACGTGCCTTCTGACGATCCATACATGCGCAAGCTGCTGTGGCCAGTGTGGAATTCAGCTCTCCTTCCAGCCTGCGTGCGACGTCACCATTCCAGCACCTGATACGGACCTTTGCTCGCCACTACCAAACCCGGCTCTCCTTTGAATACATGATTTGAGCTATTCTATCATCATTGCTTTCTGTCATCAGCTCGCTCGAGACATATGCGCTCTGCGGCTCATCCTAAGAGGCTCTGAGCTCATACAAAGTTTACAAGTCACAAAGGGGCTATTTTCTCCCAGACGCGTGTTGTCAAGTACACTGCGACATCCACATATACAGCCTGGGATACATACATAGAggctatttctttttagaacctccttttttttttattcacccaattttttttttttttactttctgCGTCAACTTCACAAGCCGCCACAATGTCGTCACAAGCGGCCCTAGACGATTCTGCGGTAAACGCAACCTCGCCGTCAATGTCGCCCTCACCAGAACCGGCCGACAATGCTTCCTCCACCAATGGGCGGTCCAACGACAAATCGAAGAAACGAGCATCTGCCGACGACGGCTCTGAGCCTCCGCATAAGGTTACAAAGCGACGTGCCGCCCGGGCCTGTGTATCGTGCCGCGCGCGCAAAGTCCGATGCGATGTGGTTGAGGGGGCTCCTTGCGGAAACTGCCGCTGGGATAATGTCGAGGTACGCAGTCCATGGCACACATGTTTCGCCTCTCACGAGAGATTCAGCATCTTATCCCACCTAGAATATGGCTAACACCCTGTTTCCTCCTTTTAGTGCATTGTCCAGGAGAGCCGACGGAGAAAGTGAGTTTTCCCATCTGCCCCAATGCAATCCATCCAGCCCTGTGTATATTCTCACCATATACATACGCACAAACACACAAACACACAACCATCCTCTTCCCTTCCACAGCCAGCCACCGAGCTTCTCTGCGGCTGCCCCAGGTTATGCGATTCTTAGCGAATCTCGGCACCGACGCCTCGCACGTGAGAAAGCTTGGACGGCGGTGAGGCGTGTCCGGAGGAGAGCCGACAAGGGACGGATCCGGAGTTGATCATGATTTGCCATCATTACCCCAACCAACGAAACGCATCCACTGACGCGAAATCTCTTCTAGAAAGAATCTCGTTACGCCTAGCATCGTGGGGCAGGGCCAATCAGCCGAGGCTCAGCTGCGCAGCAAAGCACCTCCGACTAACCCGATTGCCATCAACAGCGCAGATTTGCGACGAACCAGCGGCTCCTCTCTCTCACCCGCAAGCCTGGACCCTTCGAGCGGTCTGCTTCCCAATACCGGCATTGAAGGCCATGTGCCTCACATGATCTGTAAGCCATACTCTTTATTGTTTCAATTTTTTGGGGTTCTCTCCAATTTCTCCGCACTCATCATCCCTCCCCCCTGACCCACCCCGGTTCTGCTAGAGCCTCTGGCGTGCCCATTCAGGAATCGTCACGGGGCAATGTGTACTTGGTGTTGTCAAAAATAACGACGGACATCTTCTTTCACATGCAAATCATCAAAGCGATTGGCATGTGCAACGAAGCTACACTGATCATCACCATGCTTTTTCGGACGAAACCCATGCTGACCGCAGGACCACGGCCCGCTAGATCAACGCTCTACGTATCGCAACGAGCCAATTCTGCTCAGCAAGGGTCAACTATCAGATGCCAGCCGATCTCCCTGGGCGAATTCGGCCACTTCCTTGGGTCATGCCTCTTCTCGCACCCCACAGTCCCTCAGCCTCCTTGGCGATGCAGAGGCGAGTGCCCAGCTGCCTCCGTTTGTGCGGCCGTTGCCCAGCAAAATCTCACCAGAGGATGTTCGCTACCTGCATGCAAAGGGTGCGCTGAGCATCCCTTGCCTCTCTCTGCAGAATGCGCTCCTGCGGGCTTACATTGAGTTTGTCCATCCCTACATGCCTCTCATGGACCTTGTGCCCTTTCTCAGCACCATCAACCGCTACGATGGTTCAGAAGGGCAGATCAGCCTGTTTCTCTACCATGCCGTCATGTTCTCCGCGACTGCTTTCGTCGACATGAGACACTTGCGCGAAGCGGGTTATGCCACCCGCAAGGCTGCCAGAAAAGGCTTCTTCTTAAAAACGAGGGTAAGCCACATTGTTACATCTGCACGTGCAGTGCACACACTCTGTGCGTGCAGATGATGAAACTAcctataaaaaaaagagacccGTATTCACATGTCAATAGCTCCTCTACGATTTCGATTACGAATCAGACCGCCTGGTTCTTGTCCAAGGGCTTTTGCTGATGACGTACTGGTATGAGACACCCGACGACCAGAAAGATACCTGGCACTGGATGGGGGTGGCGATATCCCTGGCTCACACCATTGGGCTTCATCGCAATCCTGATGTTACCACCATGGCCGTGCCAACCCAGAAGCTCTGGAAGCGCATATGGTGGTCATGTTTCATGCGCGATCGTCTCATTGCCCTGGGCATGAGACGCCCGACGAGAATCAAGGATGAGGATTTCGACGTGCCGATGCTTTTAGAGAGCGACTTTGAGCTGGCCGTCTTGCCAGACAGAATCACCGTGGTTCCTCCGGAATGCACACTAATGCGCGATGTAGAGATGCAGCGGGAGCTTGCCACCATGTGCATTGCCAAGGCGAagctctgcatctgcattaGCCACATGCTAAAGGCGCAGTACTCTGTTCTTATCCGAGACAATATGAAGCCAGAGAACACCACTAACAGCACCATGATGCTGTTCcccaacaagaagctggataACCTGGATAATGTCAAGATTGTCGAtgcagagctcaaggaaTGGGTGGCGAACCTCCCCGAATGCTGTCACTATCGCATGCTGGTTCCTGCAGACACTAAGAACGGCAGGCCGACCATTGCGGTTCAACGAACGCTGCTTCACATGGTATACCACACCACCATTTCTGCTCTGCATCGCCCTCAGTTCCTACCGTCGTCTCCCATGCAGGCACCGACTGTATCTCGCCAGGTGCAGGAGATGTCACgcctcaaggtcaaggatgCGGCGACACACATTACGAGCATGGCTACGGAGCTGCACCACCTCCGCCTGGAGAGATACCTGCCTACCACAGGCGTGACAGTGATACTCCCGGCCATGatcatccatctcttggagatgaagaaccCAATGCCAGAGGCTCGCGGGCGAGCAACAAGAGGCTTCCGCCAGTGTATGCGTGTCATGGAGAAGCTCCGCGAGATTTATGCTGCTGCAGACTACGCCACCGGGTTCTTGGATGCCGCTCTCAGGAAGGCAGCCATTGATATCAATGCCACGGTCGAACCGTCGACTTTGGCAATGATGAAGGAAGTCCCTCCAGAGTTTGGCACACACACGCCGCCACCTGAAAATGCCCCGTATATGACGGCTTCCGAGACGCTATTCAATCAGAAGCCCAAGTCAGTGCAGAAGCCAATGGGGCCTCCTCCTACCGCTCAGGGGACCGAGGTGGTCAATTCTCCTCCACATACTGAATTTGACACTTCCAACTTGACTCCGAGTGTTAGCGGCGGCTCGGATGAAATCCACATAGAAATGGACAGCATTCTGGACGTGGACTTTATGCAGGGCCACGACGAATTCGATTGGAACGCGGTGGCTGGCACGGACTTTGATGTAGATCAGTGGCTACAGTTTCCTCCTGAAGGAGTTACCGCCACCGACGAGACGCTGATGGCCTCTGCATTCACTGGTGCTACAGGCACGGACGATGCGCTAGATTGGGTCTTTAACACGGTTGTGGACGGCACTCTTCCGGCACAATCCACCATttaaaccaaaaaaaaaaaaaaaaaaaaaaaaatataagcaagcaagcagacGACGGAAGAAACTGTCGTTGAAGTTTTGCTCACCCATTTTCAGGACATACAAAAAATGGCTGGGGAGAGAGATGAGGATCTGGGCGTTTGGGCACATCTGggttttattatatttattatcgGATTGTTTTCGCTTAAAGGGGCGAAAAGCCTTTGGCTTTCTATTTGACATTTGTTTGCTGGATCATCATTATTTCTTCCGGGTTCTTGGTTTTTCTtggtttttcttcttcttctccctttttgtTCAGTTGTtgagtcttttcttttgcttcttcattcttttctgTTATACAATTTGGCTGGGATTGTCCGATTCTGTTTATTGTTGTCgtttgaggatgatgataaTGATAATGATAAATTGAACAAGGTTTGAGTGTTTCAAGCTGGTGTCAGAGGTAACAAGGTCCGGCAGGCGGGCCGCTGCCTAGCTTGCTGCACTCAAGAGCCGACAAGGgttttagaaaaaaagacacgcATCTTGATTTTATGCGGCAGTGGGCGCTTAGAGTGTCAGGAATCATCGGTAGTTTTACATTTTCACGTGCGTTTCAATTGCATGGAATGAACAAATGCGACGCTGTTACAGGATGATTGTTTGCCCAGTGCAGATTTGCCGAGAGTGACTTAGTAAGCGCGTGTATGCGGCGTGTCACGCGCGGCAGCAACATGGTACAGCCAGTCCAGTATTGGCCAGACAAGGTGCAGGATCACACACAGATGCGCAGCGGACAAGACGTGTATCCTTACCAGCCGTCTATCTACGGATACCGGGCActcatgcagcagcaattccGTCACCTCGGACGCATTCACTTTTGCGAATTGCGGGCGGATCGCCGAGAAATTCAGGCTTTTTCCGGGCCttgccatgtccatctcgCAGGGCACACCCGGACCAACTGAAGGGATGGGCCAGGCTGTCgtgcatggcatggcatggcgtGGCGTggcgtggcggcggcatcgcaTGTGTGTCTACTGTACATGTAAGGCAACGGTAAGCGTGGCCATGCCCAAGGCCAATCGATGCGTGTCATGATCATGGCCGGTACCTTGCGCTTGGCCCTGCAACTTGGATGTGTGGTAACACGTATCTTTTATGTATATGCAGGCGGCATTTAAGGCGCATGCAGGAATCCTGGCCATTCACGTGCGCGGCGGTCGGAGGTGCTTACTGTGTGGTGCTTGCGTCGTATTGAGCATGTGCTTGTAAGGAGTACATTTAGGTCCGTAGTACGAGTACGTGACGGGTGCTTGTGACGTCgtctgtctctctctgcctcgtTTGATTGCTGTGAATCTAGGCCCAAGACTGCAAGGGAGGCCAAGACAGATTGGGCTCCACGCCGCCTCACAATGGGCGAGCGAGGTGAATGCCATTGGAATTTCAGGGCGATTTTCTTGCTTGCTGGTTCGGCCCTGGCAAACGCGCTATTACGGGGCTGCGGAAGCGCAGAATCTGGCATGGCCGGGGTAgcctcttgtcttttttttgtctcaaCATTTTGCTGTTCCTCTTTTCGCTTGTCTTATCAGTTGAGGATTGTCTGGGGACGAGGGTccctggagaagcagagagaaATTGAAAGACGCTGATGGCGAGGAAACAcaaaagaagctgatgatgtCTCGGTTGGGCTGGAAACTTGGGGAATTTTCAGACAGTACCGTCTAGATGGGAGGTGTGGAGACGCGACTTTGGGCGAGCAGACAAAaggaggaaggaaaaaaaaaatgattcTGGTTTTGGTACCTCGTCACTCATCATCGCGACAGATGAGCGGTGTTGGATGCATAAGCGCATCAATTACTTGCAGTATCTCCTTTCCTCCATTTGCTCAGTTTGTTTCGGCATCATCTACTATGCTCCGCCtaagtaaatatttactttctcTCTCACTCAAAACACACCGCGACTTGAAACCCGCAATACGAGTACGTACCCGAAGTACCTTAGTCCAGGTACCAGGCACGAGATTCAAGCGACACTAAGCTTAGCCCTGCCCGTTCAGAATAAGATTGtccgccttttttttcctggtCAAATGAGGAGCCAGGCGGGAGGGCGGCAAATGAAAGCTGCCATGGGAGAGCATGGCGCTAATAAGCTTTGGCGAAAGCGCCGGGGGGGAAACAAGCTTGACCCTTCGGAGAGGGGCGCGTTGGGCCAGCGCCTTGAGCACTTACAGCGGACAATCTACAGGGCCTCCCGCAGGGCCTCCAGCGCAGCATACAATGGCGTCAAGGCGCTGTGGCCCGCTGTGGTTCCCGctggccccccccccggGGAGTTCATAGAGCGTAGAGCCGGTTTAATGAGGTCTGGGCTGCTTGCTAATGTTGATTTGACTGACATGATCAAATCTTTGTTCCCATTTTACTGCTGCCTGTCGCGCGGCGCGCCAACCCGTCTGTCAAGGCTCGGCGTCTCTCGTTCACGCTCTTTCCCTCgctcatttctttttcttgctctctaCAAGTCCATCGTCGCCGTTTTGCTCGTCACTCGCTTGGTTTGCTCCCCTTTTCAGCTGCGatttctgcctctgctgtcCCCCCCAATTGCTTTTTGCTGTGGACAAGGCCCGTCATTCTTTGCCCCCTTGATTCAGCTTCTCCGGCCGCGCCCTTGTCTTAACTCACActcactctcttcttcgcgcGCGCGTCTTCACCCAGTCACTCGCTCCAGTCGTTATACCAGGCCTTGGGCCGCTTTGCTTCGCGACTGTCGTTTCCGattgcctctttttttttttattgatTGTACA
This portion of the Trichoderma atroviride chromosome 6, complete sequence genome encodes:
- a CDS encoding uncharacterized protein (EggNog:ENOG41~TransMembrane:1 (o460-478i)), whose amino-acid sequence is MPLMDLVPFLSTINRYDGSEGQISLFLYHAVMFSATAFVDMRHLREAGYATRKAARKGFFLKTRLLYDFDYESDRLVLVQGLLLMTYWYETPDDQKDTWHWMGVAISLAHTIGLHRNPDVTTMAVPTQKLWKRIWWSCFMRDRLIALGMRRPTRIKDEDFDVPMLLESDFELAVLPDRITVVPPECTLMRDVEMQRELATMCIAKAKLCICISHMLKAQYSVLIRDNMKPENTTNSTMMLFPNKKLDNLDNVKIVDAELKEWVANLPECCHYRMLVPADTKNGRPTIAVQRTLLHMVYHTTISALHRPQFLPSSPMQAPTVSRQVQEMSRLKVKDAATHITSMATELHHLRLERYLPTTGVTVILPAMIIHLLEMKNPMPEARGRATRGFRQCMRVMEKLREIYAAADYATGFLDAALRKAAIDINATVEPSTLAMMKEVPPEFGTHTPPPENAPYMTASETLFNQKPKSVQKPMGPPPTAQGTEVVNSPPHTEFDTSNLTPSVSGGSDEIHIEMDSILDVDFMQGHDEFDWNAVAGTDFDVDQWLQFPPEGVTATDETLMASAFTGATGTDDALDWVFNTVVDGTLPAQSTI
- a CDS encoding uncharacterized protein (EggNog:ENOG41~TransMembrane:1 (o355-373i)), encoding MIYQRSTYRNEPILLSKGQLSDASRSPWANSATSLGHASSRTPQSLSLLGDAEASAQLPPFVRPLPSKISPEDVRYLHAKGALSIPCLSLQNALLRAYIEFVHPYMPLMDLVPFLSTINRYDGSEGQISLFLYHAVMFSATAFVDMRHLREAGYATRKAARKGFFLKTRLLYDFDYESDRLVLVQGLLLMTYWYETPDDQKDTWHWMGVAISLAHTIGLHRNPDVTTMAVPTQKLWKRIWWSCFMRDRLIALGMRRPTRIKDEDFDVPMLLESDFELAVLPDRITVVPPECTLMRDVEMQRELATMCIAKAKLCICISHMLKAQYSVLIRDNMKPENTTNSTMMLFPNKKLDNLDNVKIVDAELKEWVANLPECCHYRMLVPADTKNGRPTIAVQRTLLHMVYHTTISALHRPQFLPSSPMQAPTVSRQVQEMSRLKVKDAATHITSMATELHHLRLERYLPTTGVTVILPAMIIHLLEMKNPMPEARGRATRGFRQCMRVMEKLREIYAAADYATGFLDAALRKAAIDINATVEPSTLAMMKEVPPEFGTHTPPPENAPYMTASETLFNQKPKSVQKPMGPPPTAQGTEVVNSPPHTEFDTSNLTPSVSGGSDEIHIEMDSILDVDFMQGHDEFDWNAVAGTDFDVDQWLQFPPEGVTATDETLMASAFTGATGTDDALDWVFNTVVDGTLPAQSTI
- a CDS encoding uncharacterized protein (EggNog:ENOG41~TransMembrane:1 (o629-647i)), which translates into the protein MSSQAALDDSAVNATSPSMSPSPEPADNASSTNGRSNDKSKKRASADDGSEPPHKVTKRRAARACVSCRARKVRCDVVEGAPCGNCRWDNVECIVQESRRRKKNLVTPSIVGQGQSAEAQLRSKAPPTNPIAINSADLRRTSGSSLSPASLDPSSGLLPNTGIEGHVPHMIYQRSTYRNEPILLSKGQLSDASRSPWANSATSLGHASSRTPQSLSLLGDAEASAQLPPFVRPLPSKISPEDVRYLHAKGALSIPCLSLQNALLRAYIEFVHPYMPLMDLVPFLSTINRYDGSEGQISLFLYHAVMFSATAFVDMRHLREAGYATRKAARKGFFLKTRLLYDFDYESDRLVLVQGLLLMTYWYETPDDQKDTWHWMGVAISLAHTIGLHRNPDVTTMAVPTQKLWKRIWWSCFMRDRLIALGMRRPTRIKDEDFDVPMLLESDFELAVLPDRITVVPPECTLMRDVEMQRELATMCIAKAKLCICISHMLKAQYSVLIRDNMKPENTTNSTMMLFPNKKLDNLDNVKIVDAELKEWVANLPECCHYRMLVPADTKNGRPTIAVQRTLLHMVYHTTISALHRPQFLPSSPMQAPTVSRQVQEMSRLKVKDAATHITSMATELHHLRLERYLPTTGVTVILPAMIIHLLEMKNPMPEARGRATRGFRQCMRVMEKLREIYAAADYATGFLDAALRKAAIDINATVEPSTLAMMKEVPPEFGTHTPPPENAPYMTASETLFNQKPKSVQKPMGPPPTAQGTEVVNSPPHTEFDTSNLTPSVSGGSDEIHIEMDSILDVDFMQGHDEFDWNAVAGTDFDVDQWLQFPPEGVTATDETLMASAFTGATGTDDALDWVFNTVVDGTLPAQSTI
- a CDS encoding uncharacterized protein (TransMembrane:1 (i59-80o)), yielding MGGTDGSVTGLKPTDPAFQVQQHGQPARAFHASHGPSLQAQLVSRSPVASPRPRRPPHCLFFTPGAPLLLSLTVAGHSFLALGPENGVWP